One region of Rhodohalobacter mucosus genomic DNA includes:
- the hpt gene encoding hypoxanthine phosphoribosyltransferase: MQRQYPNHSYNQKIIDKRMELYHPETVHVNGQEFRVYLTHEEIQQRIRQIGNELSKTFHDKKPIFIGILNGSYIFLADLMRYVSIPCEVDFLKLSSYGDEKVSSGEVQELKDIDAEVKGRHVILVEDIIDTGLSMNYLIDKLKRMGPASLTVVTLLHKAEATVHDVQIDHVAFRVPNLFVIGYGLDYAQEGRNLAQIYIPAGAPDENGDAADEI, translated from the coding sequence ATGCAGCGACAATACCCAAACCACAGTTACAATCAGAAAATCATAGACAAACGCATGGAGCTTTATCATCCTGAAACCGTTCATGTAAACGGCCAAGAGTTCAGGGTTTATCTCACCCACGAGGAGATACAGCAGCGAATCAGACAGATCGGCAATGAACTCAGTAAAACCTTCCATGATAAAAAACCCATTTTTATCGGGATACTGAACGGATCGTATATTTTTCTGGCAGACCTCATGCGCTATGTAAGCATACCCTGTGAGGTTGATTTTCTGAAACTGAGCAGCTACGGAGATGAAAAAGTATCATCCGGGGAGGTGCAGGAACTGAAAGATATTGACGCGGAAGTGAAGGGGCGACATGTAATACTGGTAGAGGATATCATCGATACCGGCCTCTCCATGAACTATCTGATCGACAAGCTGAAGCGCATGGGCCCTGCATCCCTCACTGTTGTAACACTGCTGCATAAAGCGGAGGCCACGGTGCATGATGTGCAGATCGATCATGTGGCATTCCGTGTCCCTAACCTCTTTGTGATTGGTTATGGGCTCGACTACGCACAGGAAGGCCGTAATCTTGCACAGATCTATATTCCCGCGGGTGCGCCGGATGAAAACGGCGATGCAGCGGATGAGATATAA
- a CDS encoding DUF2179 domain-containing protein has translation MFDLIPEAYVPLFIFFARILDVSTGTLRIMFVSKGMKGKSTILGFIEVLIWIVIVAQIFQNLNNWMNYVAFAGGFAAGTYIGMYIEEKMKMGVQIFRIIVNRESSGLAEVLKSADFRVTTIDGEGKYGPVKVLFTIAKRKRWHELADLVNEHAPNAFYSVEDVKHVSMMDEEMQPYKQDLITRMLKLKKSI, from the coding sequence ATGTTTGATCTCATTCCCGAAGCATACGTTCCGCTTTTTATCTTTTTCGCACGCATTCTGGATGTAAGCACAGGCACGCTTCGCATTATGTTTGTCTCAAAAGGAATGAAAGGAAAATCCACGATACTGGGTTTCATCGAGGTATTGATATGGATCGTTATCGTGGCACAGATTTTTCAGAATCTGAATAACTGGATGAACTATGTGGCTTTCGCCGGTGGATTTGCGGCAGGCACCTATATCGGTATGTACATCGAGGAGAAGATGAAAATGGGTGTGCAGATTTTCCGCATTATTGTAAACCGGGAGAGTTCAGGCCTGGCCGAAGTGTTGAAAAGTGCTGATTTTCGGGTTACAACCATCGATGGGGAGGGAAAATACGGGCCGGTAAAGGTGCTGTTTACAATTGCGAAGCGCAAACGATGGCATGAACTCGCAGATCTTGTAAATGAACATGCACCCAACGCTTTTTATTCGGTAGAGGATGTGAAGCACGTTTCAATGATGGATGAGGAGATGCAGCCCTATAAACAGGATCTGATTACACGGATGCTTAAACTGAAGAAAAGCATCTGA
- a CDS encoding nitrilase family protein, giving the protein MKPFKIAAAQFEHRSLDKEYNLGVIDAMSAEAATAGADTIAFHECCITGYTVARTLNRNEMLELAEPVDGGPSIRRLSELSKKNGITILAGLFERDDENRIYNTYVCADKNGPVASHRKLHPFIHPDLSAGNSYTLFELNGWTCGILICYDNNIPENVRATNLLGADIIFMPHVTMCTPSTRPGAGFVDPALWKNRKTDPTSLRAEFNGLKGREWLMKWLPSRAYDNAAYVVFTNPIGMDHDQLKNGCSMILDPFGDILAECTELGDDMILAEATTDKLNQAGGYRYKNARRTDLYREVMTSPHTSSQRVAWLDEDSE; this is encoded by the coding sequence ATGAAGCCCTTCAAAATAGCTGCAGCCCAGTTTGAACACCGGAGCCTCGACAAAGAGTATAATCTTGGCGTTATTGATGCCATGAGCGCTGAAGCGGCAACTGCAGGTGCCGATACAATTGCCTTTCATGAATGCTGTATTACCGGATACACGGTTGCGCGCACGCTGAACAGGAATGAGATGCTGGAGCTGGCCGAACCCGTCGACGGCGGACCGTCCATCAGACGCCTTTCAGAGTTATCCAAAAAGAACGGGATCACGATCCTGGCCGGCTTATTTGAACGGGATGATGAGAACCGGATCTACAATACCTACGTCTGCGCAGATAAAAACGGGCCGGTTGCCTCTCACCGAAAGCTGCACCCGTTCATCCACCCGGATCTCAGCGCCGGCAACTCCTACACCCTTTTTGAGCTGAACGGATGGACCTGCGGAATTCTGATCTGTTACGACAATAATATCCCGGAGAACGTACGGGCCACCAATCTGCTGGGTGCCGATATAATATTCATGCCTCATGTAACCATGTGTACGCCATCCACGCGTCCGGGTGCAGGCTTCGTGGATCCGGCATTATGGAAAAACCGAAAAACAGACCCAACCTCTCTCAGGGCAGAGTTTAACGGATTGAAAGGACGTGAATGGCTCATGAAGTGGCTCCCATCCAGGGCCTATGACAATGCCGCCTACGTTGTGTTTACAAACCCGATTGGCATGGATCACGATCAGCTCAAAAACGGTTGTTCGATGATCCTGGATCCATTTGGTGACATACTTGCTGAATGCACGGAACTGGGCGACGACATGATTCTGGCGGAAGCAACAACCGACAAGCTTAATCAGGCTGGAGGTTACCGCTATAAGAACGCACGACGAACAGATCTGTACCGGGAGGTGATGACATCTCCCCATACATCCAGTCAGCGCGTTGCATGGCTGGATGAAGATTCAGAATAG
- a CDS encoding secondary thiamine-phosphate synthase enzyme YjbQ, with the protein MSTIQKEISLKSRPRGFHLITEEILDHLPEIREIQHGVAHIFIQHTSAGLTINENADPSVRRDFETHFNRMVPEDTSLFEHTLEGPDDMTSHLKSSILGHSVTVPVTNGRFNLGTWQGIYLCEHRNRGGSRRIVITLMGS; encoded by the coding sequence ATGAGTACGATCCAAAAAGAAATATCCCTTAAATCCCGGCCAAGAGGTTTTCATTTGATCACGGAAGAAATCCTGGACCACCTACCCGAGATCAGGGAAATTCAGCATGGAGTTGCACACATTTTCATTCAGCATACCAGTGCAGGGCTTACCATTAACGAAAACGCAGATCCATCTGTGCGTCGTGACTTCGAAACACACTTTAACCGCATGGTTCCCGAAGACACCTCACTGTTTGAACATACCCTGGAAGGCCCGGATGATATGACGTCCCACCTGAAAAGCTCCATTCTGGGCCACTCTGTTACAGTACCCGTTACCAACGGACGTTTTAATCTGGGAACCTGGCAGGGTATCTATTTGTGTGAACATCGCAACAGAGGCGGTTCACGGCGGATCGTCATCACTTTGATGGGTTCCTGA
- a CDS encoding SDR family oxidoreductase, with protein sequence MNLNLDNQRFVVCGASSGFGEAIARQLLTEGADVVLVARRGQLLNEKFSHFANKTEIIEGSLIYSETLDKIEKTVASLKTHGIVFNAGGPPTGTPLQTDMKDWDSAWQLVMRWKIDLALRLAPVFRDNEYGRMLFIESQSVKQPLPSLVLSNAYRAGVVGFAKSLALEIAKSGVTVNVLAPGSHETPAIERVIKNNSSVRGISYDRAKKEMEENVPVGRMGKAEELASLAVWLLSGQSGYVTGQTISHDGGVISGLFG encoded by the coding sequence ATGAATTTGAACCTGGATAATCAGCGCTTTGTGGTATGCGGTGCCAGCAGCGGATTTGGTGAAGCCATTGCCCGACAGCTGCTCACAGAGGGGGCGGATGTTGTTCTGGTAGCGAGGCGCGGACAACTTCTGAATGAAAAGTTCAGCCACTTCGCAAATAAAACGGAAATCATTGAAGGCAGCCTGATCTACAGCGAAACGCTCGACAAGATTGAAAAGACCGTGGCTTCATTGAAAACACACGGAATTGTTTTTAACGCGGGCGGACCGCCAACCGGAACTCCCCTACAGACCGACATGAAAGACTGGGATTCGGCCTGGCAGCTTGTAATGCGCTGGAAAATTGACCTTGCACTGCGCCTGGCCCCGGTTTTCAGGGATAATGAATACGGCAGAATGCTCTTTATTGAGAGTCAGTCGGTTAAACAGCCTCTCCCCTCACTGGTGTTAAGCAATGCCTACCGTGCAGGCGTGGTGGGTTTTGCCAAATCACTGGCGCTTGAAATCGCAAAAAGCGGCGTCACTGTCAATGTACTGGCACCCGGATCTCATGAAACCCCTGCAATTGAGCGCGTCATTAAAAACAACAGCAGCGTCCGCGGAATTTCGTATGATCGTGCAAAAAAAGAGATGGAAGAAAATGTGCCCGTCGGCAGGATGGGTAAAGCCGAAGAGCTGGCCTCACTGGCTGTCTGGCTGCTTTCCGGCCAAAGCGGGTATGTAACAGGTCAAACCATCAGTCATGACGGAGGAGTCATATCCGGACTGTTCGGGTAA
- a CDS encoding helix-turn-helix domain-containing protein produces MKIIVRIDVMLARRKMLLKELAEEVGISVTNLSLLKTGKAKGVRFETLASICKALDCQPGDLLEYAEE; encoded by the coding sequence ATGAAAATCATTGTTCGAATAGACGTAATGCTGGCCCGGAGGAAAATGCTTCTCAAAGAGCTGGCTGAAGAAGTGGGCATTTCGGTAACAAACCTTTCACTTCTGAAAACCGGAAAGGCCAAAGGAGTACGTTTTGAAACACTTGCCTCCATCTGCAAAGCTCTCGATTGCCAGCCCGGCGACCTGCTTGAATACGCGGAAGAATAA
- a CDS encoding DUF2975 domain-containing protein, translating into MEKNRILSLSKTACRLIEWLCIVLMALLVIGFFYWLIAPDQLSGIRVSAGVETGYGLNGFDFMTADHSTDTVSLSELSGFMVGWIVFRSLFFLGITVLIIRKIMLVLTSIDEVKTFYGSNIKHFRDLSLLGFIAFIASGINFSYIGGSMQITLGLVPGPLLFSLACLVLAEVFREGKMLLEENNMII; encoded by the coding sequence ATGGAAAAAAACAGAATTCTCAGTCTTTCCAAAACCGCGTGCCGATTGATTGAATGGCTATGCATCGTACTGATGGCTCTATTGGTCATTGGTTTTTTTTATTGGCTTATAGCACCTGATCAGCTCTCGGGTATACGCGTCTCAGCCGGTGTCGAAACAGGATACGGATTGAACGGCTTCGATTTTATGACTGCGGACCATTCAACGGATACCGTAAGCCTCAGTGAACTCAGCGGCTTTATGGTCGGCTGGATCGTATTCAGAAGCTTATTCTTCCTGGGAATTACAGTGCTGATAATCAGAAAAATAATGTTGGTCCTTACATCGATTGATGAGGTTAAAACATTTTATGGCAGCAACATAAAGCACTTTCGCGACTTGTCACTTCTGGGGTTTATCGCCTTCATTGCAAGCGGTATCAACTTCAGCTATATCGGGGGCAGCATGCAGATTACCCTAGGGCTCGTTCCCGGTCCCCTTCTGTTCTCACTGGCCTGTCTGGTATTGGCTGAAGTGTTTCGTGAAGGAAAAATGCTTCTTGAAGAAAACAACATGATCATATGA
- a CDS encoding CatB-related O-acetyltransferase codes for MKGPDKNTLYPLADHDKLCFLKNLVTNPNIIVGDYTYYDDFEDVRNFEKNVKYHFDFIGDKLIIGKFCMIASGASFIMNGGNHLTEAISAYPFAIFANGWESAMDGKEYPYKGDTVIGNDVWIGHNATIMPGVQIGDGAVIATNATVTRNVEPYAIVGGNPARTLRKRFDDDTIEHLLEMSWWDWPVEKISHNISLLSGGDVRALIEANS; via the coding sequence ATGAAAGGTCCTGATAAAAACACCCTCTACCCCCTGGCTGATCACGATAAGCTTTGCTTTCTGAAAAATCTTGTTACAAACCCCAATATCATCGTGGGTGACTACACCTATTACGATGATTTCGAGGATGTTCGAAATTTTGAGAAAAACGTAAAATACCACTTCGATTTTATCGGCGATAAACTCATCATCGGCAAATTCTGTATGATAGCCTCCGGTGCCAGCTTTATCATGAACGGCGGCAATCACCTTACCGAAGCGATCTCCGCATATCCGTTTGCCATTTTTGCAAACGGCTGGGAAAGTGCCATGGATGGAAAAGAGTACCCATATAAGGGGGATACCGTAATCGGAAACGATGTGTGGATTGGGCACAATGCCACTATCATGCCCGGAGTTCAGATCGGGGATGGTGCAGTTATCGCAACCAACGCCACCGTTACCAGGAATGTGGAACCCTATGCCATTGTGGGCGGTAATCCTGCACGTACCCTCCGAAAACGATTTGATGATGACACAATTGAACACCTGCTGGAAATGAGCTGGTGGGACTGGCCGGTTGAAAAAATATCCCATAATATCTCGCTTCTATCCGGTGGTGATGTACGTGCACTGATTGAAGCAAATTCATAA
- a CDS encoding DUF4386 domain-containing protein, translating into MSNNNNPLFNTARTTGFWYLILAVSGISGFMIVHPQVFIANDPQMTLTNLINHEGLARTRLLLEFVIVISQALTAVWFYKLFRSVNEWAAWTLGIWGMVNSAAIMISAISMSSAISIAQSAMEPVNQVMLTELLTGLGSNAWGVGSIFFGLWLIPMGYIIISSKRMPVWLGWTLIIGSIGYLSSTFLNYSGFETSFTRLLTVPATIGEFWMIGYLLIYGIRPATD; encoded by the coding sequence ATGAGCAATAACAATAATCCGCTTTTTAACACCGCCAGAACTACTGGTTTCTGGTATTTAATATTGGCAGTATCAGGCATTTCGGGGTTCATGATTGTTCATCCGCAAGTATTTATTGCCAATGATCCTCAAATGACTTTGACAAATTTAATTAACCATGAAGGACTAGCCAGAACCCGGTTACTCCTGGAATTTGTAATTGTTATTTCCCAGGCGCTAACCGCCGTTTGGTTTTATAAATTATTCAGATCTGTGAATGAATGGGCTGCTTGGACGCTTGGTATCTGGGGAATGGTCAATTCCGCAGCCATTATGATCAGTGCCATTTCTATGAGTTCAGCAATTTCAATTGCACAATCTGCAATGGAACCGGTGAATCAGGTAATGTTAACTGAACTATTAACAGGTTTGGGTTCCAATGCCTGGGGTGTTGGCAGCATTTTCTTTGGACTCTGGCTTATTCCGATGGGCTATATCATCATTAGCTCAAAAAGGATGCCGGTCTGGCTGGGATGGACTCTTATCATCGGCAGTATTGGGTATCTTTCAAGTACCTTTTTAAATTATTCGGGTTTTGAAACATCATTTACCAGGCTGTTAACGGTTCCCGCAACCATCGGCGAATTCTGGATGATCGGGTACTTACTGATCTACGGAATACGGCCGGCAACTGATTAA
- a CDS encoding SDR family oxidoreductase gives METILLAGATGYLGKHILKELTLWGIPTIALTRRLPGIDDVNSESVQVAIADVTRPETLTGLAKEVDTVISTVGITRQRDGLSYMDVDYRANMNLLREAQRSQVRKFIYISVINGSTHRHLALTSAKEKFVDELKESGLDYTIIRPNGFYSDMKEVLMMARRGKIYLFGNGEYKLNPIHGADLAEICVRSISEKSKEITVGGPDILTHNEIAEMAFTALGKEPKISYLPDWTRRAIIAGFRIFTSAKTYGPVEFMLTGLGQDNMAPRYGSHRLQHFFNQNATLKQNHK, from the coding sequence ATGGAAACTATTTTACTGGCAGGTGCCACAGGGTACCTTGGAAAACATATTCTCAAAGAATTGACTTTATGGGGAATCCCGACCATTGCGCTGACAAGACGTCTGCCTGGCATCGATGACGTGAATTCAGAAAGCGTTCAGGTAGCCATAGCAGACGTAACCCGCCCAGAAACATTGACGGGATTGGCCAAGGAAGTTGATACGGTAATTTCCACCGTGGGTATCACTCGCCAGAGAGACGGCCTCTCATACATGGATGTTGATTACCGTGCCAATATGAACCTCTTACGCGAGGCCCAGAGGTCACAGGTTCGAAAGTTTATTTACATCTCAGTCATAAACGGGAGTACACATCGTCACCTTGCCCTAACGTCTGCAAAAGAAAAATTTGTGGATGAGCTGAAAGAATCCGGGCTGGATTATACCATTATTCGACCCAATGGCTTCTACTCGGATATGAAAGAGGTGCTGATGATGGCAAGAAGAGGAAAGATCTATCTCTTCGGGAATGGTGAATACAAATTGAATCCCATCCATGGCGCCGACCTCGCCGAAATATGTGTTCGATCTATCTCTGAAAAATCCAAAGAAATCACGGTGGGTGGACCGGACATTCTAACACATAATGAAATTGCTGAGATGGCTTTTACAGCCTTGGGAAAAGAACCAAAAATTAGCTACCTGCCCGACTGGACAAGAAGAGCGATCATTGCCGGATTCAGAATATTTACATCAGCGAAAACTTATGGCCCCGTGGAATTTATGCTTACCGGCCTGGGACAGGACAATATGGCTCCCAGATACGGTTCACACCGGCTACAGCACTTTTTTAACCAGAATGCAACCCTCAAACAAAATCACAAATAA
- a CDS encoding Crp/Fnr family transcriptional regulator yields the protein MDNVRMSALVSEQLPLTEEEAAAIDECIPIRRFSKGTLLLREGQIATDSYFNLQGCVRHYYLIDGEEKTTAFYTEGESIASLSSYINKTPANHYLECVEECTLAVLNYDKEQELYGRVEGFESLCRASVEEDLGKQQQLLAQYITKSPEDRYLDLLKNRPDLMQRVPQYHLASYIGVKPESLSRIRKRIAERK from the coding sequence ATGGATAATGTGAGAATGTCGGCATTGGTGTCAGAACAGCTTCCACTTACGGAAGAGGAAGCGGCAGCCATTGATGAATGCATACCGATCAGACGGTTCAGTAAAGGCACGCTATTATTACGTGAAGGTCAAATCGCTACAGACAGCTACTTCAACCTGCAGGGTTGTGTACGACACTATTATCTCATTGACGGAGAGGAGAAAACAACGGCTTTTTATACCGAGGGTGAATCCATAGCCTCCCTGAGCAGCTACATCAACAAGACTCCTGCAAATCATTACCTGGAATGTGTGGAAGAGTGTACCCTTGCGGTATTGAATTACGATAAAGAACAGGAACTCTATGGGCGTGTGGAAGGATTTGAAAGCCTCTGCAGGGCCTCAGTAGAGGAGGATCTGGGCAAACAGCAGCAGTTGCTCGCACAGTATATCACCAAAAGCCCGGAAGACCGCTACCTTGATCTGCTCAAAAACAGGCCCGATCTGATGCAGCGTGTTCCGCAATATCATCTGGCAAGCTATATCGGTGTGAAGCCGGAATCGCTGAGCCGGATCCGGAAGAGGATTGCAGAGAGAAAATAA
- a CDS encoding alpha/beta hydrolase family protein codes for MNNLVKALATVVFVVFCGFSDTQAQSFTGEWYGAMDVQGMKLDIVFHIDESEGGYTATFDSPLQGAFGIPFTSTAVDGANISLKLENIGASFDGVLADELISGLWKQSGSEFELVLSKGKAESSRPNRPQEPTRPYPYKEEEIRFTNVNDQIELAGTLTMPHGGGNFPAVILISGSGPQDRDETFMTHKPFLVFADHLTRNGIAVLRFDDRGFGESEGDHSIATSLDFASDVEAAFQYLQARPEINKKHIGLAGHSEGGLIAPITASQNEEVAFIILLAGPGINGLEIQKQQIESFGPGMGLTDEQITIEKRNVEEIAEIVRTHEPGEQLTLALTQFFEEKLGDMEQVQGIPREQYIQAQISQLNRPWFKYFINHEPSDYLQHVRVPILAINGEKDIQVTADNLAAIEQSVMDKELITIKEYPGMNHLFQECTSCMMSEYAQIEETISPLVLTDITDWIQNVITRENK; via the coding sequence ATGAATAACTTAGTAAAAGCGTTGGCTACCGTCGTTTTTGTTGTTTTTTGTGGTTTCTCAGATACACAGGCGCAAAGTTTTACAGGTGAATGGTATGGAGCCATGGATGTACAGGGCATGAAGCTTGACATAGTATTTCACATTGATGAATCTGAAGGTGGGTATACGGCTACCTTTGACAGTCCGCTGCAGGGGGCATTCGGAATTCCGTTTACCAGTACTGCTGTTGATGGGGCTAATATTTCCCTTAAACTTGAAAATATCGGTGCATCCTTTGATGGAGTGCTGGCTGATGAACTCATTTCAGGCTTGTGGAAACAGTCTGGAAGTGAATTTGAGCTGGTGTTATCAAAGGGAAAAGCGGAGAGCAGCAGACCCAACAGGCCTCAGGAGCCGACCAGGCCCTATCCGTACAAAGAAGAAGAGATCCGTTTTACCAACGTAAACGATCAGATAGAGTTGGCGGGAACGTTAACGATGCCTCATGGTGGAGGGAATTTTCCGGCGGTTATTCTGATCTCCGGAAGCGGCCCACAGGACCGGGATGAGACCTTTATGACACATAAACCATTTCTTGTGTTTGCAGATCACTTAACCAGAAACGGAATAGCTGTTTTGAGATTCGATGACCGGGGGTTTGGAGAATCGGAAGGGGATCACTCAATAGCTACATCCCTGGATTTTGCTTCCGATGTTGAGGCTGCTTTTCAATACCTGCAAGCCAGGCCGGAAATCAATAAAAAGCACATTGGCTTAGCCGGCCACAGCGAAGGAGGGCTGATCGCCCCGATTACAGCATCACAAAATGAAGAGGTTGCTTTCATCATTTTACTGGCAGGACCCGGTATAAACGGGCTTGAGATACAGAAGCAGCAGATTGAAAGTTTTGGACCTGGAATGGGGCTGACTGATGAACAGATTACAATTGAAAAAAGAAATGTTGAAGAAATAGCGGAAATAGTAAGAACGCATGAACCAGGTGAACAACTGACCCTTGCCTTAACTCAATTTTTTGAGGAAAAGCTTGGCGATATGGAACAGGTTCAGGGGATTCCCAGAGAGCAATACATTCAGGCCCAGATATCGCAGCTAAACAGGCCGTGGTTCAAATATTTTATCAATCATGAACCATCTGACTACCTGCAGCATGTCAGGGTACCCATTCTTGCCATCAATGGAGAAAAAGACATTCAGGTCACGGCGGATAATCTTGCGGCCATTGAGCAGTCTGTTATGGACAAAGAACTCATAACCATAAAGGAGTATCCGGGCATGAATCACCTCTTTCAGGAATGTACCAGCTGCATGATGAGCGAGTACGCGCAGATCGAGGAAACGATATCGCCTTTGGTTTTGACAGATATTACAGATTGGATACAAAACGTGATAACCCGGGAAAATAAATAA
- a CDS encoding glycoside hydrolase family 16 protein, which produces MSSHIFHLLILVTLIMTASSCQNNQNSSNNSPDDTYDPGSDWELFWGDEFEGESLDESSWNRQVVRAGRFNEEWQRYTDNSENAYVDDGKLVIEAIHESDDHGMNQYTSARLNTANKVTFKYGKIAARIKLPYGEGIWPAFWMLGANIDENGGDTPWPQSGEIDILELYGTKSNSVVEANIHYADASGSHTQMGAVDYELETGTFADDFHIFELIWDEDQITWLVDGNEYATADITPDELSEFHEEFFLLLNIAVGGTWAGRPDDTTVFPQQMVVDWVRVYQKS; this is translated from the coding sequence ATGAGTAGCCATATATTTCATCTATTAATCCTGGTCACACTTATCATGACAGCATCTTCCTGCCAGAACAATCAAAATAGCAGCAATAATTCACCAGATGACACCTACGACCCCGGTTCGGACTGGGAACTGTTTTGGGGCGATGAGTTTGAGGGCGAAAGCCTGGACGAAAGCAGCTGGAACCGTCAGGTAGTACGCGCCGGACGATTCAATGAAGAGTGGCAGCGATACACGGATAACAGTGAAAATGCCTATGTTGATGATGGGAAACTGGTTATTGAGGCTATTCATGAAAGTGATGACCACGGCATGAATCAATACACCTCTGCCAGGCTGAATACGGCAAACAAAGTAACCTTCAAATACGGAAAAATTGCAGCCCGGATAAAACTTCCCTACGGTGAAGGCATCTGGCCCGCCTTCTGGATGCTCGGGGCCAATATCGATGAAAACGGCGGAGATACCCCCTGGCCGCAAAGCGGCGAAATTGATATCCTGGAGCTCTATGGAACCAAGAGCAATTCGGTTGTTGAGGCAAATATACATTATGCGGATGCATCCGGATCCCATACCCAAATGGGTGCTGTCGATTATGAATTGGAAACCGGAACATTTGCGGATGATTTCCACATATTCGAATTAATATGGGATGAAGATCAGATCACCTGGCTGGTCGATGGAAATGAATACGCCACCGCAGATATCACCCCGGATGAACTGTCTGAATTTCACGAAGAGTTTTTTCTGCTGCTAAACATCGCTGTGGGTGGAACATGGGCCGGCCGGCCCGATGACACCACCGTATTCCCGCAGCAAATGGTTGTGGATTGGGTACGGGTGTATCAGAAAAGCTAA
- a CDS encoding glycoside hydrolase family 16 protein, producing MKQILVPLLIVLLSLLTGCNNKPEESPETADRWTVDFFDDFDTFNPDNWQDQRIWVNNEAQCYVPDGQYGTREVSDGTLKLKVINIGEKIPCDNMDKFGNQHPDTEYVAGRIASKNRQEFVKGKWTARLRLWSNGEPSQFPAWWILGARNNEPPVQEDNEDVCWPLTGSGEIDIFEHHGDHLDNEFTTGAIKSLGECDQGDWWSLRANFPADLNEYHEYSVEWEGSDLVYRLNGEEIYRNEGQGDNYPEPMFAILNYAKITDNPMEGEWVMEVDWVKHEYASD from the coding sequence ATGAAACAGATACTTGTCCCCCTCCTTATCGTTCTTCTATCTCTACTTACAGGCTGCAATAACAAGCCAGAAGAAAGTCCTGAAACTGCCGACCGGTGGACGGTTGATTTCTTTGATGATTTTGACACATTCAATCCCGACAACTGGCAGGACCAGCGAATATGGGTGAATAACGAAGCCCAGTGCTACGTACCCGATGGCCAGTACGGAACCCGTGAAGTCAGCGATGGAACCCTTAAACTGAAAGTGATCAATATCGGCGAAAAGATCCCCTGCGATAACATGGACAAATTCGGCAATCAACACCCTGATACGGAGTATGTTGCCGGCCGTATTGCTTCCAAAAACCGCCAGGAGTTTGTAAAGGGGAAATGGACGGCACGGTTACGGCTTTGGAGTAACGGTGAGCCCAGTCAGTTTCCGGCATGGTGGATACTGGGTGCGCGAAACAATGAACCACCGGTACAGGAAGATAATGAAGACGTCTGCTGGCCGCTTACAGGTTCCGGGGAAATTGATATTTTTGAGCATCACGGCGACCATCTTGACAATGAGTTTACGACCGGAGCCATCAAAAGCCTGGGTGAATGCGATCAGGGTGACTGGTGGAGCCTGCGGGCGAACTTTCCCGCTGATTTAAACGAATACCACGAATACTCCGTGGAGTGGGAAGGCAGCGACCTGGTGTATCGCCTGAATGGCGAGGAGATCTATCGCAACGAAGGTCAGGGAGACAATTACCCTGAGCCCATGTTTGCAATTCTGAACTACGCCAAAATCACCGATAACCCGATGGAAGGTGAATGGGTGATGGAAGTGGACTGGGTAAAACACGAGTATGCCTCCGATTGA